A single Anopheles funestus chromosome 2RL, idAnoFuneDA-416_04, whole genome shotgun sequence DNA region contains:
- the LOC125763959 gene encoding trans-1,2-dihydrobenzene-1,2-diol dehydrogenase-like gives MAPLRWAIVSAGTISHDFACAVSTLPATDHQLVAVGARGLENARKFAELHGIARYYEGYEAIAKDSEVDVVYVGTVNNAHYEVSRMMLEAGKHVLCEKPLCVNRGQARALLDFARERGLFCMEAIWSRFFPSYIHLRDRIARGDLGRIERVEVQFGLPLTHVERVRMKSLGGGTVLDLGVYTIQVSMWAFQSEPVRIEAAGQLNDEGVDVGITATLHFPGGGVANIKTSAIDKLPNTAVIIGTKGSITLHDFWCPIELTDIDGTVRSYPLPASKVECILLNSVGLRYEAEETRRRIVAGELESPSVSHNDSLAIAGVQDAIRKQIGVEMPEDYIFKS, from the exons atggcACCATTACGCTGGGCGATTGTTAGTGCGGGTACGATATCGCATGATTTTGCCTGTGCCGTGTCCACATTGCCTGCGACGGACCATCAGCTTGTTGCGGTCGGTGCCCGCGGGCTAGAAAATGCACGAAAGTTCGCCGAACTGCATGGTATAGCGCGATACTACGAAGGATACGAAGCGATCGCAAAGGATTCGGAAGTGG ACGTCGTGTACGTCGGTACGGTCAACAATGCGCACTACGAGGTCAGCCGTATGATGTTGGAAGCCGGCAAGCATGTCCTTTGTGAGAAGCCTTTGTGTGTGAATCGCGGCCAGGCCCGGGCCCTGCTCGACTTTGCCCGCGAACGTGGTCTATTCTGTATGGAAGCGATATGGTCACGGTTTTTCCCGAGCTACATTCATCTACGGGATCGTATCGCCCGGGGTGATCTGGGACGGATCGAACGGGTGGAGGTACAGTTCGGACTTCCCCTCACGCACGTCGAACGCGTCCGGATGAAGAGTCTCGGCGGTGGTACCGTGCTGGATCTGGGTGTTTACACCATACAGGTGTCAATGTGGGCATTCCAGTCGGAACCGGTACGCATCGAAGCGGCTGGACAGCTGAACGATGAAGGTGTGGATGTTGGTATTACCGCGACATTGCACTTTCCCGGTGGCGGTGTGGCCAACATTAAAACCAGTGCCATAGACAAGCTGCCCAACACGGCCGTCATCATTGGAACGAAGGGATCAATAACG CTCCACGATTTCTGGTGTCCTATTGAGCTAACCGATATTGATGGTACGGTGCGCTCCTACCCACTGCCAGCGTCAAAAGTGGAATGCATACTACTGAACAGCGTTGGACTACGGTACGAGGCAGAGGAAACGCGTCGTCGCATCGTGGCTGGAGAGCTTGAGTCACCGTCCGTATCCCACAACGACAGTCTGGCCATTGCCGGTGTGCAGGATGCGATCCGGAAGCAGATCGGAGTCGAAATGCCGGAAGATTACATCTTCAAAAGTTAG